The genomic window CGGGTTCAGGTTGAATCCGGCTTAAAGGTGGTAAAGTTTTATGTGTCGACTGGGGGTTGCTCCAGTCGCGCAGAGAGACCCGGCCCGGCGGCATCCGAGCCAGGCCCCTCCACGCAGTTCACGAGCCCGGTCGAGCGTCATGCGGCCGGGCTCGCTGTGTTCGCAGCGGGACCGTGAACCGATTTCGACCGGTCGTGCGGCGGACTCAGTGACGTCACTGAGTGAACTGCACCGCCAGCGCGATGATTGCCACCAGCAGACTTGCCACCGCCAGGAGGACCTGCCACCTATCCGGCTCGGGCCACTTGTCCCTGTTGGGCTTGTCATAGGGCGCGCTCATCAGTACCACCTCACTTTCTCCTCCGGCCCGGCACCACGCTGTACTGGTCCCGGAGGTCTGTGAACTGGGCGCCAAGGCAACTCAGTTCGGGAGGATCCGTGAGGCAGGATCAGAATACCTTGCTTTCGAAGGGTAGGGGTGACCTAGGCCACGCAAGTTTTGATGTCGACCCGGTCACAACCGTAGAATCAAAGGCAGCGGTCTTGGTCGTGCTCTAACAACCTTAGGCAGGGCACTGCGTCCACCTGCGAACGTGTGGGGGTAGGGCAGCCTATTTCAGTGCACACCTCAATGCTGTGTCGCTGCCGGGGACTTGTCTCTTTTGGGGTCCCGAGTTGGCACCTCACACGAGCCGGACCGTAGCCAAGCTCCGCCGCGGCCGCCGCATCAAGGGAGAGTAGGGCCAGTACGCCTACGGCGCCCCGCCGTACGGCTGGCAGGTCCACAAGAAGGAACTGACCGAGGAGGAGGTGGAACAGGGTGGCCGCGCCGGCGCCCGACAGCTCCGCGACGAGGAAGAACTGTCGCTCCGCGAAATCTGCGCGGTCCTGGAAGCCGAGGACATTCGCCCCAAGGGCGGGGAACGCTGGCACCCGTTGACCGTCCGTGGGATGCTCGCCAACTCCAGCGACCTGCTGCCGACCACCCTGCGCCAGCGCGCCACGCGGGCAATGAGCTGAACCCTCGTCGGGAAAGGACGAACAGAGCATCACACGCCAGAAAGCTTCGTGATGCTTATCACCAGCTCAGAGGCAGAAGCGGCCCCGGACCAGGCAGTGCGGCAAGGCCCTGGCCTGCAGCTTTCCTCCAAGACCTGGGAGAGAGCAGACCTCGGAACAGAAGGTAACCCAACTTTCAGCGGTCGTTCCCCCGGGTCCCCTCTGAGCCCCCTTTGGGCCGCCTGACTGGGCAACTGACCTGCAGCGAAGGTGTGTTGAGCCCAGTACCTTTTGTCACCTCAACGACCTGGAAAGGCGGGGAAGCTCGGTCAGAGCGGCCAAGCAACAGCCGTGCCTCCCCGCCGCGTCACCAGGCTCGTCCCGGTACAAGGAGAAGGAGCCCAGCAAGGTGACCAACCTTGACACAGCCGATCGCAGAGGGAAACTCCAGCCCACGAGTGCCGCACTGGCATGGGCGCCGTACATCATCGCCGCCCTTGCACTGTGCGCGGCCGTCACCGTCGCAGCGGTCGGCGGTCCGACGCCGTTGGCCGTTGCACTTGCTGGAGCGGCGGTCCTGGGCGGAGGGGTGCAGATCACTGTGCACATCCGCCGGTAATGACGGTCGGTGGGCTTCGACACTTGATCTTGGACTACGGGGAAAATGCCGTCGTTGCGCTGGGGCATCTGGTTGGCTGCGGCGAGGACGGGACACCCCGTACGGCAACCTTCGAGGGGCGACGGCATGGCGACAGGCACTGTGAAGTGGTTCAACGCGGACAAGGGCTACGGCTTCATCACGCAGGACGACGGGGGCCCGGACCTGTTCGTGCACTACGCCTCGATCCAGACCGACGGTTTCAAGGTGCTGGCTGAGGGGGCCAGGGTCGAGTACGGCGTCATCGAGGGGCGCAGGGGGCCGGAGGCGAACCGGGTCGTCACGATCGGTTAGCTGGGCCGCGCGCCCGGCTCCTGGCCACGGGCGAGTGGCGGGCGCGCATGCTTACCTGGTCTGACCGATCAGATTGACCTGGCAATTGTGACGGAGCACCGTAGTTTGCGAGTGATCGCCCAGAACCCGCTGGTCGCGGACATCGCGACCGACGGGGTGGAGGTCTCCGTCGAGCGGGACGATCCGCCGCGGCCGGCGCCCCGCCGACCGCGGGCGCTGCCTCCGGGACGTCCCCGGCTGCCTCGTTGACCGCCGCCCTCGCTGATCAGTTCCGCGTATCTGGCTGCGT from Streptomyces sp. Ag109_O5-10 includes these protein-coding regions:
- a CDS encoding cold-shock protein gives rise to the protein MATGTVKWFNADKGYGFITQDDGGPDLFVHYASIQTDGFKVLAEGARVEYGVIEGRRGPEANRVVTIG